In the Lactobacillus paragasseri genome, CCTGAATTAGTGAAAATCAGAGAAATTGCCCATCAGCATGAAGCTTTTGCTACTTATTTGAGTGGTGCTGGTTCTACAGTGATGACAATTATTGAACATAGTAGGACTGAAAAATTTATTACTAGTTTAAGAAAAGCTGGCTTAGATGATAGAATTGAGCAACTAAAGGCCAGTTCTCAAGGCGTATTTGTAGAAGAATAAGAATAATAAAAAACTAGAACTAACGCAATTGTGAAAGTTCTAGTTTTTTTATTTGTTAGGCTAATTGTTATTAAATGTCATGTTATAAGTATAAGTTTCGATTGATTTTATAAAACTATTAACTGCTTTTTTTCTGACAGTTTTAGAAGTTAAAATGGCAAGTTCCACCTTTGATTTCCAATTCAAAGGTATATAACATGAATTTTTTTCTAATTCTGGGTAAAGACAATATAAACCTAAAGCAATTCCTTGCTGCGATTTAATAAGTAAGTCTAAAGCAGAAATATCATTTGCGTAAGTTATGCTTATATTTGAAACTGAATTTTTAATTTTATTTTGAAGGCTAATAAGATCTATTGCTGCCCAAGTATTATCCAGAAAAAGCATATTTTGATTTGTAAAATCGTTGATATTTAAAATTTTTCTTTTAGAAAGAATATTATCGTTGGGTACAATGGCTTTAAAATATTCAGAGAATAAAATGGTTCTTTTTATATTACTTAAACCTTGTGCGTCTCTTCCGGTCGTAATAACAAGGTCTAAATTATTCGATATAAGATCTTGTTTAAAATCATTATGATTTAGGTCGGTTAAATTAAATTTTATATTAGGATTGTTTTTACGGAAATTATTTATCCAAATTGGAAGATATGTCTGGTTAAATGGAGTATATGAGTATCCTATTGTTATTTGACTTTCTGCATTTAAATTCTTCTTTTTAACATTTTGTAAGGCAGAATAGTAATTATTAATTAATGGTTTAATATCATGATAGAAAGTTTTTCCATTTTCAGTTATTGCTACGTAGTGTTTATTAGTATTAAACAATTGAGTGCCGATTTCTGATTCGATTGATTTGATAGT is a window encoding:
- a CDS encoding LysR family transcriptional regulator; the protein is MDIKKLTIFINLVETRSFSKTAINMHVTQPTVTHTIKSIESEIGTQLFNTNKHYVAITENGKTFYHDIKPLINNYYSALQNVKKKNLNAESQITIGYSYTPFNQTYLPIWINNFRKNNPNIKFNLTDLNHNDFKQDLISNNLDLVITTGRDAQGLSNIKRTILFSEYFKAIVPNDNILSKRKILNINDFTNQNMLFLDNTWAAIDLISLQNKIKNSVSNISITYANDISALDLLIKSQQGIALGLYCLYPELEKNSCYIPLNWKSKVELAILTSKTVRKKAVNSFIKSIETYTYNMTFNNN